From a single Pseudobutyrivibrio xylanivorans genomic region:
- a CDS encoding sensor histidine kinase, with product MTSRLFIKKKSTMSAMLRRLIAVIIVPMSIVIAILIGILCWYVFQYQTILQNVTAASAFNQDFKNEVDLKMFYYVSDSAYADGKPIDEVENARNLAEQLLSQTTEKKSIEAIKSVRNLCITLELRMDEIDDAGSYDEGMEQLENNIYILTDLIQTYMYDYLYYESVHLNQLQEELSTELQYLVLATIALFLIMLVVVAVYASHITEGITVPITKLSKRVDDITGGDFEVKVPVVAEEVEIQTLSDGFEGMVGQLNSLIQENKKAERRKRHAELELLQAQINPHFLYNTLDTIIWLVEAGRNQEGIQMVSALSDFFRFCLSRGRDIISLEEEQKHVLSYLAIQKIRYQDRMDYQVNIPETLYGYAIPKLTLQPLVENSIYHGIKLQREKGIIRVDAVDMGDKIELTVKDNGAGMSEERLAQMRAAIEKGEKIGFGLRTVHERMQLLFGDEYGLTISSSEGVGTIITAVIPKITQEKKEIINA from the coding sequence ATGACATCAAGACTTTTCATCAAGAAAAAATCTACCATGAGCGCAATGCTCAGAAGATTAATAGCGGTCATAATAGTACCTATGAGTATAGTTATAGCTATACTCATAGGTATTTTGTGCTGGTATGTTTTTCAATATCAAACTATTTTGCAGAATGTAACTGCAGCATCGGCTTTCAACCAGGACTTTAAAAACGAGGTTGATCTGAAGATGTTTTATTATGTGAGCGATAGTGCTTATGCAGATGGCAAGCCGATAGATGAGGTTGAAAATGCCCGTAATCTTGCAGAACAGTTATTATCACAAACTACAGAGAAAAAGAGTATAGAAGCAATAAAGTCTGTGCGAAACCTTTGTATAACTCTTGAGCTTCGCATGGATGAAATAGATGATGCTGGTTCCTATGATGAAGGAATGGAACAGCTGGAAAACAATATTTATATTTTGACTGATTTGATACAGACCTATATGTACGATTACTTGTATTATGAATCGGTTCATCTGAATCAGCTACAGGAGGAGCTTTCTACAGAACTTCAGTATTTGGTGCTAGCTACTATAGCACTTTTCTTAATTATGCTTGTGGTAGTAGCGGTGTATGCTTCCCACATCACTGAGGGCATCACGGTTCCTATCACAAAGCTGTCCAAGCGTGTTGATGATATTACAGGTGGAGATTTTGAAGTTAAGGTGCCTGTTGTAGCAGAAGAGGTTGAAATTCAAACTCTTTCAGATGGATTTGAGGGCATGGTAGGTCAGCTCAACAGTCTTATTCAGGAAAATAAAAAGGCGGAGAGGCGTAAACGACATGCTGAGCTTGAACTACTTCAGGCACAGATTAATCCGCATTTTCTATATAACACATTAGATACAATCATCTGGCTTGTGGAGGCAGGCAGAAATCAGGAGGGTATACAAATGGTTAGCGCCCTTTCAGATTTCTTTAGATTTTGCCTTAGCCGAGGCCGGGATATAATTTCTCTCGAGGAGGAACAGAAGCATGTATTAAGCTACCTGGCCATCCAAAAAATCCGTTATCAGGACAGGATGGACTATCAGGTGAATATTCCGGAGACATTATATGGATATGCTATTCCAAAGCTTACTTTGCAGCCTCTCGTTGAGAACAGTATTTATCATGGTATAAAACTTCAGCGAGAAAAGGGCATCATTCGAGTGGACGCCGTGGACATGGGTGACAAGATAGAACTCACTGTCAAAGATAACGGAGCGGGCATGAGTGAGGAACGCCTAGCCCAAATGCGAGCAGCCATTGAAAAAGGTGAAAAGATAGGCTTTGGACTTCGCACAGTTCATGAGAGAATGCAGCTTCTGTTTGGAGATGAATACGGTCTGACTATATCAAGCTCAGAGGGAGTTGGCACAATTATAACTGCGGTAATACCGAAAATAACACAGGAGAAGAAGGAGATTATAAATGCGTAA
- a CDS encoding sugar ABC transporter ATP-binding protein: MDENLLITMRDISKSFPGVKALDHAQFTLRKGEIHALMGENGAGKSTLIKVLTGVYSLDAGEIHVAGFEGPVVNHSTLEAQEKGIATVYQEVNLCPNLTVAENLFIGREPKTKLGTIDWRTMNKKAKKIMDGLDINIDVTIALENYSLAIQQMIAIARAVDMDCKVLILDEPTSSLDDNEVEKLFKVMRDLKQKGVGIIFVTHFLEQVYAVCDTITVLRNGEFAGEYSVEEMPRVKLVAAMLGKDFDDLASIKKEGAGNISDDVVVEAKNLSHKGTIKPFDFQIKKGEVVGVTGLLGSGRSEMVRCIYGADKAQTGTLKVKGKEIDIKEPLDAIKAGMGYLPDDRKADGCIGDLSVRENIILALQARNGLFKKIPMSKQIELADKFIDMLQIKTASRETPINQLSGGNQQKVILARWLCTHPDFLILDEPTRGIDIGTKTEFQKLALKFAEEEGMSIVFISSEIEEMLRTCTRMYVMRDGAQVGEISGDMTQESVMAAIAGGGE; encoded by the coding sequence ATGGATGAAAATTTATTGATTACCATGCGAGACATATCCAAATCCTTTCCGGGGGTAAAAGCATTAGACCATGCACAATTCACTCTTAGAAAAGGAGAGATACATGCTCTAATGGGAGAAAATGGTGCTGGAAAATCAACTCTTATTAAAGTTTTAACAGGTGTGTATTCATTAGATGCCGGAGAAATCCACGTTGCTGGATTTGAAGGACCAGTAGTTAATCACTCCACATTGGAGGCACAGGAAAAGGGAATTGCTACAGTTTACCAGGAGGTAAACCTTTGCCCTAACTTAACAGTAGCAGAAAATTTATTTATTGGTCGTGAACCAAAGACAAAATTAGGAACCATCGATTGGCGTACAATGAACAAAAAGGCCAAGAAAATAATGGATGGTCTTGATATTAACATTGATGTAACAATAGCGCTTGAAAATTATTCTCTTGCAATCCAGCAGATGATAGCAATTGCAAGAGCTGTAGATATGGATTGTAAGGTTCTTATTCTGGATGAGCCAACATCTTCTCTCGATGACAACGAGGTTGAGAAGCTCTTCAAGGTAATGAGAGACCTTAAGCAAAAGGGAGTTGGAATAATATTCGTTACCCACTTCTTAGAGCAGGTATATGCAGTTTGCGATACAATCACTGTTCTTCGAAATGGTGAATTTGCAGGCGAGTACTCAGTAGAGGAAATGCCTCGTGTCAAGCTTGTAGCGGCAATGCTGGGTAAAGATTTTGATGATTTAGCATCAATTAAAAAAGAGGGAGCTGGAAATATATCAGATGATGTGGTTGTTGAGGCTAAAAATCTTAGTCATAAAGGAACTATTAAGCCTTTTGATTTTCAGATTAAAAAGGGTGAAGTTGTTGGTGTTACTGGCCTTCTTGGCTCTGGTCGTTCAGAGATGGTTCGTTGCATTTATGGTGCGGATAAGGCTCAGACTGGCACCTTAAAGGTAAAAGGAAAGGAAATCGATATAAAGGAACCTCTTGATGCAATCAAGGCTGGCATGGGATACCTTCCAGATGACAGAAAGGCGGATGGTTGTATCGGAGATCTTTCAGTTAGAGAAAACATTATCCTTGCACTTCAGGCTAGAAATGGATTATTCAAAAAGATTCCAATGTCAAAGCAAATAGAGCTTGCTGATAAGTTTATTGATATGCTTCAGATAAAGACAGCATCTCGCGAGACACCAATCAATCAGCTCTCGGGTGGTAATCAACAAAAAGTTATCTTGGCAAGATGGTTATGCACACATCCAGATTTCCTGATTTTGGATGAACCAACAAGAGGTATTGATATTGGTACTAAGACAGAGTTCCAGAAGCTGGCTTTAAAGTTTGCCGAGGAAGAGGGCATGAGTATCGTATTCATTTCATCAGAAATCGAGGAGATGCTTCGTACCTGTACTAGAATGTATGTTATGCGTGATGGCGCCCAGGTAGGGGAGATATCTGGAGACATGACACAGGAATCAGTTATGGCAGCTATCGCAGGAGGTGGAGAATAA
- a CDS encoding ABC transporter substrate-binding protein, which translates to MRKIKIILVSVLILVLALLTFACTQKPSGEIVDDEENDLVVVGFSQPGAESAWRVALTDSVKDSFTEARGYRLIYKDGKSKQDNQIRDIRTFIQQGVDYIVLSPIVETGWDTVLDEAKAAGIPVIICDRNVVVSNESLYTAFVGSDFIAEGETAISNLENILLDEETGEVKSANIVHIQGTIGSSAQIGRSKALENALEKHDNWNVVYEDCGEFTKAKAREIMASALQEVGADGIDVVYCENDEEAFGAIAAMNEAGVKYGEEGIKVISFDAMNTALVLCLDGQISVEVECNPLQGPYIYNLISRLNRGGAVPKITYVKEQYFTKDNLSNEIIEKRKF; encoded by the coding sequence ATGCGTAAGATTAAAATAATTCTTGTCTCAGTGTTAATTTTGGTGTTAGCGCTGCTAACCTTTGCTTGCACACAAAAGCCTTCGGGAGAGATAGTCGATGACGAAGAGAACGATTTAGTTGTTGTAGGTTTTTCTCAGCCTGGTGCCGAATCAGCATGGCGTGTTGCACTGACGGATTCTGTTAAGGATAGCTTTACAGAGGCCAGAGGCTATCGATTGATATACAAGGATGGAAAGTCAAAGCAGGACAATCAGATTAGGGATATCAGAACCTTTATCCAGCAGGGAGTGGACTATATAGTGCTTAGCCCAATTGTGGAAACAGGCTGGGATACAGTTTTGGATGAGGCAAAGGCAGCAGGAATTCCAGTTATTATCTGTGACAGAAATGTTGTAGTTTCAAATGAATCTCTTTATACAGCTTTTGTTGGATCGGATTTTATTGCGGAAGGTGAGACGGCTATTTCCAATTTGGAGAACATCCTACTGGACGAGGAAACTGGTGAGGTTAAGTCAGCAAATATTGTTCATATTCAGGGAACTATTGGATCTTCAGCGCAGATTGGTAGAAGCAAGGCGTTGGAAAATGCACTTGAAAAGCATGATAATTGGAATGTGGTCTATGAGGATTGCGGAGAGTTTACCAAGGCAAAAGCTAGAGAGATTATGGCCAGCGCTCTTCAGGAGGTTGGTGCAGATGGAATAGACGTGGTTTATTGTGAAAATGATGAGGAAGCATTTGGTGCCATTGCTGCTATGAACGAGGCTGGTGTTAAATATGGAGAAGAAGGAATAAAGGTGATTTCATTTGATGCTATGAATACAGCTTTAGTGCTTTGTCTTGATGGGCAAATCAGTGTAGAGGTCGAATGCAATCCACTTCAGGGGCCATATATTTATAATCTGATAAGCAGACTCAACCGAGGTGGAGCAGTTCCAAAAATCACATACGTGAAGGAACAATACTTCACCAAGGATAATCTTTCAAATGAAATAATAGAAAAGAGGAAATTTTAA
- a CDS encoding ABC transporter substrate-binding protein, with protein sequence MKKRIVAGMLTALMAASMVACGSSDTGATTETADTAAETTEEAGSDAAADSGEKITVGFAQVGHESDWRTASTNSVQEAFSEANGYDLEFVDCDNDSAKQIEAVRQFIQDDVDYIVIDPIVSTGWDTVLTECEDAGIPVIVIDRTIEDSDKYVSWVGSEFMNEGLASGAWLKAYAEAKGITDLNILVIEGSNGSSAQIGRTDGFKKYADAEGWTILDSQDGDFTQDGGQQVMESYCKSYEGKFNVVVCQNDNEAFGAMDAMKAAGVSYGVDNDVILISFDACKAGLEYVQSGDINADFMCYPLQGSYCADIIKSLQAGETVAKQTFMTEPWYVAEDVLKSITYTNNAGDEVTEDLIVVTDAASQASY encoded by the coding sequence ATGAAAAAAAGAATTGTAGCAGGAATGCTCACAGCACTTATGGCAGCTTCAATGGTTGCATGCGGAAGCTCAGACACAGGTGCAACAACAGAAACAGCAGATACAGCTGCTGAGACAACAGAGGAAGCTGGCAGCGACGCTGCAGCAGATAGTGGAGAGAAAATCACTGTTGGTTTCGCTCAGGTAGGACACGAGTCAGATTGGCGTACTGCTTCAACAAATTCAGTACAGGAAGCTTTCTCAGAGGCTAACGGATATGACCTTGAGTTCGTTGATTGCGATAACGATTCTGCAAAGCAGATTGAAGCAGTTAGACAGTTCATTCAGGATGATGTTGATTACATTGTAATCGATCCTATCGTTTCAACAGGATGGGATACAGTTCTTACAGAGTGCGAGGATGCTGGTATTCCAGTAATCGTAATCGATAGAACAATCGAAGATTCTGACAAATATGTTTCATGGGTTGGTTCAGAGTTCATGAACGAAGGTCTTGCATCAGGTGCTTGGTTAAAGGCATATGCTGAGGCAAAGGGTATCACAGATCTTAACATCCTTGTTATCGAAGGTTCAAACGGATCTTCAGCTCAGATTGGACGTACAGATGGTTTCAAGAAGTATGCAGATGCTGAGGGATGGACAATCCTTGATTCTCAGGATGGTGACTTCACACAGGATGGCGGCCAGCAGGTTATGGAGTCATACTGCAAGTCATATGAAGGCAAGTTCAACGTAGTTGTTTGCCAGAACGATAACGAAGCATTTGGTGCTATGGATGCAATGAAGGCAGCTGGTGTTTCTTACGGTGTTGACAATGATGTAATCCTTATCTCATTCGATGCTTGCAAGGCTGGTCTTGAGTATGTACAGTCTGGCGACATCAATGCAGACTTCATGTGCTACCCACTTCAGGGTTCTTACTGCGCAGACATTATCAAGTCTCTTCAGGCTGGTGAAACAGTTGCAAAGCAGACATTCATGACAGAGCCATGGTATGTTGCTGAGGACGTTCTTAAGTCAATCACATACACAAACAATGCTGGTGATGAAGTTACAGAAGATCTCATCGTAGTAACAGATGCAGCTTCACAGGCTAGCTACTAA
- a CDS encoding response regulator transcription factor, translating into MYSVFLVEDEILIRDGLKASFPWEQYGFAYVGDAADGEMALPLIRQTKPDVLITDIRMPFMDGIALSKMIKKELPNTRIIIISGFDDFSYAQEAIGIGVDNYLLKPITKDKLAEVMTDVKAKLDKENEKDNYLEQFKAESQEYEQFARVRFFNQLVGGTMSVSEVYEKSEDLGLSLDATHYNLVLLDFTPMNGAVTAPVYSKHRARLSDQLMQYLKCCPEYIVFHWSMDTYAIIVKGDAYTISSHTSTLIENIQRRCIVYEDEINWYLAESGVINRLSEFAKACQIANKRLGCRYINPQGHVFTDEDIEAIRSNNEESDSAQIDQRLVALFLENAEESEIESFLDNLINKQTKNALKSILFCKYFSMTMYMCVCDYLRKMSLNPDEVLGREIRIEMENADEDKVMALVQRMFAAAISKRKNEFGKQSRSQLSEAIRYVDEHYSDASLSLNEVAKEVNISPSYLSAMFSRENKTTFVEYMTSKRMEQAKHMLINTSEKSQTIAEQVGYKDPHYFSYIFKKTYGLSPKEFRAKGRGA; encoded by the coding sequence ATGTATAGTGTTTTTTTGGTCGAGGATGAAATTCTTATCCGCGACGGATTAAAGGCCAGCTTTCCATGGGAACAGTATGGCTTCGCGTATGTAGGTGATGCTGCCGATGGGGAGATGGCATTACCATTGATTCGACAGACAAAGCCAGATGTTCTGATTACCGATATCAGAATGCCTTTTATGGACGGAATAGCTTTGTCGAAAATGATTAAGAAGGAGCTGCCTAATACTCGTATAATCATTATTAGCGGCTTCGACGATTTTTCTTATGCACAGGAAGCTATAGGCATTGGTGTGGACAATTATCTATTGAAGCCTATCACAAAAGATAAGCTTGCAGAGGTAATGACTGATGTAAAGGCAAAGCTGGATAAGGAAAACGAAAAGGATAATTATCTAGAGCAATTCAAAGCGGAAAGTCAGGAATACGAGCAGTTCGCAAGAGTAAGGTTTTTTAATCAGCTTGTTGGTGGCACCATGTCTGTATCAGAGGTTTATGAGAAATCTGAGGACTTGGGGCTTTCTCTTGATGCGACTCATTATAATCTTGTGCTTTTAGATTTCACACCTATGAACGGGGCTGTGACTGCACCAGTTTACTCAAAGCATCGTGCCCGTCTTTCTGATCAGCTGATGCAATATCTGAAGTGTTGCCCTGAGTATATCGTGTTCCATTGGAGTATGGACACCTATGCCATAATCGTAAAGGGCGATGCTTACACAATTTCCAGTCATACATCAACTTTAATAGAGAATATTCAGCGTCGTTGTATAGTTTATGAGGATGAGATTAATTGGTATCTTGCAGAAAGTGGAGTCATTAATCGTCTGTCAGAGTTTGCAAAGGCATGTCAGATTGCAAACAAGAGATTGGGGTGCAGATATATCAATCCTCAGGGACATGTCTTTACTGATGAAGATATCGAGGCAATTCGTAGCAATAACGAGGAGAGTGACTCAGCCCAAATCGACCAGAGACTTGTTGCTCTTTTCCTTGAAAATGCTGAAGAATCAGAGATAGAAAGCTTCCTTGACAATCTGATTAACAAGCAGACAAAGAATGCACTGAAATCGATTTTATTCTGCAAATATTTTTCGATGACTATGTATATGTGTGTATGCGATTATTTGCGAAAGATGTCTTTGAATCCCGATGAGGTTTTGGGCCGAGAAATCAGAATTGAAATGGAAAATGCAGATGAAGATAAGGTAATGGCTTTAGTTCAGAGGATGTTTGCAGCAGCCATTTCAAAACGTAAAAACGAATTCGGAAAACAGTCGCGCTCACAACTTTCAGAGGCGATTCGTTATGTGGATGAACATTATTCAGATGCCAGCCTGAGTCTTAACGAGGTTGCAAAGGAGGTTAACATTTCTCCTAGTTACCTGAGCGCAATGTTCTCACGAGAGAATAAAACCACCTTCGTGGAGTACATGACCTCGAAGCGTATGGAACAGGCAAAGCATATGCTAATCAATACAAGCGAAAAATCCCAGACCATTGCCGAGCAGGTGGGCTATAAGGATCCACATTATTTCAGCTATATTTTCAAGAAGACATACGGACTTAGTCCAAAGGAATTCAGAGCGAAGGGCCGGGGAGCATGA
- a CDS encoding GntR family transcriptional regulator: MIPKYISLKEKINEDILSEKYPIGSKLPTEIQLSEQYNVSRSTVRQTLEILENEGIISKRWGSGNTVIAKSDLSKKTIVRILIPDSNNGMYAAAIDDITSVLLKDGLQVELFETKGHFALEREYLKEMLKDMYGGLFILPVHSSIPSTNSDLLQILLKRQLPIIFLENADTRIYNPIIVNTDDYSKGYQMARSLINSGHKKLGGVFNHDSASSVNAFTGFVDAIRDANLEIIDECFLWVDSGDSRPINRFLKTAYNTVSSVYLDDVSRGTDGTFPVSTCTLALSKSLGKEAAKAFLALKKNGNSHSITIPYKN; the protein is encoded by the coding sequence ATGATTCCAAAATATATATCTTTGAAAGAAAAAATTAATGAGGATATTTTATCCGAAAAATATCCAATCGGTTCGAAGCTTCCTACAGAAATTCAACTTTCAGAACAATATAATGTCAGTCGTTCCACGGTGAGACAGACTCTTGAAATTCTTGAGAACGAAGGCATCATTTCTAAGCGCTGGGGCAGTGGAAATACTGTCATTGCCAAAAGTGATTTATCTAAGAAAACTATAGTTAGAATTCTTATTCCAGATTCTAATAACGGAATGTACGCTGCCGCCATTGATGACATTACTTCTGTCCTCCTTAAAGATGGGCTACAGGTCGAACTGTTTGAAACCAAAGGCCATTTCGCTCTTGAGAGAGAATATCTAAAAGAAATGCTAAAAGATATGTATGGTGGTCTTTTTATCCTGCCAGTGCACTCATCCATTCCATCAACAAATTCGGACTTATTACAGATATTGCTTAAGCGCCAGCTTCCTATTATTTTTTTAGAGAATGCAGACACTCGCATTTATAATCCGATTATCGTAAATACGGATGATTATTCTAAGGGGTACCAGATGGCTCGAAGTCTGATAAACTCAGGTCACAAAAAGCTTGGCGGAGTTTTTAATCACGACAGTGCTTCGTCTGTAAATGCCTTCACGGGATTTGTTGATGCAATTCGAGATGCAAATCTCGAGATTATTGATGAGTGTTTCCTATGGGTAGATTCTGGAGATTCACGACCAATTAACAGATTTTTAAAGACAGCTTACAACACTGTTTCCTCAGTCTACTTAGACGATGTGTCACGGGGCACAGACGGGACATTTCCTGTTTCAACCTGTACCCTAGCCCTTTCAAAATCACTTGGGAAAGAGGCCGCAAAAGCTTTTCTTGCATTAAAAAAGAATGGCAATAGTCACTCTATCACCATTCCTTATAAGAACTAA
- a CDS encoding SLC13 family permease, with product MLAQIIALVIFVAMFGLIVWDRFPKHFVTLGCGVLTSIFVFGVGMQDKQAFINTMALRGIFKSSFWYAAGEHAEQTSGINWATIIFLWGMMIMVEGMAEAGFFDWLCMKIAKLANYEPVKIFVAFMILASVLAMFIDSITVILFLAAVTIRLARTLKFNPIPVIMAEIFCANLGGSATMCGDPPNIIIGTSLGYSFADFVMNTGAMAGISLVIIIVYFYFTMRNRLQDPGDRVDPSTIDVEVKIENMKEFLTSTIIFGLAVLLLITHAMTGLTVAFIGVFIAFITLATAGRKAPKLLKRVDYETLLFFIGLFVVVGGLEETGVLVVIADFIAKVSGGNPYVMIAIILWVSSIASAFIDNIPFSATMIPVINALAQTTGVDLATMAWTLAIGTDIGGSMTPIGASANVVGISTAGKEGYPISWAVYCKELVPGTLIVLAVSMLNIYMRYL from the coding sequence ATGTTAGCTCAAATAATAGCACTTGTAATATTCGTAGCTATGTTTGGTCTGATTGTTTGGGATAGATTTCCTAAGCATTTTGTGACCTTAGGCTGCGGTGTGCTTACAAGCATATTTGTATTCGGAGTTGGAATGCAGGATAAGCAGGCATTCATTAATACCATGGCACTTAGAGGTATTTTCAAGTCTAGCTTTTGGTACGCAGCAGGGGAACATGCCGAACAGACCTCTGGTATCAACTGGGCAACCATCATTTTCCTTTGGGGAATGATGATAATGGTTGAAGGAATGGCTGAGGCAGGCTTCTTCGACTGGTTATGTATGAAGATTGCAAAGCTTGCAAACTACGAGCCAGTGAAGATTTTCGTAGCCTTCATGATTTTGGCATCAGTGCTTGCTATGTTCATTGATTCAATCACAGTTATCCTTTTCCTTGCAGCGGTTACAATCAGATTGGCTCGTACATTGAAGTTCAATCCAATTCCAGTAATTATGGCAGAGATTTTCTGTGCAAACCTTGGCGGAAGTGCCACAATGTGTGGAGATCCACCAAACATCATCATCGGTACATCACTGGGATATTCATTCGCTGATTTTGTGATGAACACAGGTGCAATGGCGGGTATTTCTCTTGTTATCATTATTGTATACTTCTATTTTACAATGAGAAATCGTCTTCAGGATCCAGGCGACAGAGTTGACCCTAGCACAATCGATGTTGAGGTTAAGATTGAAAATATGAAGGAATTCCTGACAAGCACAATTATCTTTGGACTTGCAGTACTTCTTCTTATCACACATGCAATGACAGGTCTTACAGTAGCTTTTATTGGTGTGTTTATTGCATTCATCACACTTGCAACAGCTGGTAGAAAAGCACCTAAGCTTTTGAAGAGAGTGGATTATGAGACATTGCTTTTCTTTATCGGCTTGTTCGTGGTTGTAGGTGGATTGGAAGAGACAGGCGTACTTGTTGTTATCGCTGATTTTATTGCTAAGGTTTCAGGAGGAAATCCATATGTTATGATAGCAATCATCCTTTGGGTCAGCTCAATTGCATCAGCCTTTATCGACAATATTCCATTCTCTGCAACAATGATTCCGGTAATCAATGCTTTGGCACAGACTACAGGAGTTGATCTTGCAACAATGGCATGGACACTTGCCATCGGAACAGACATCGGTGGAAGCATGACACCAATCGGAGCCAGCGCCAATGTAGTTGGTATTTCTACAGCCGGTAAGGAAGGTTACCCAATTAGCTGGGCAGTCTACTGTAAAGAGCTTGTACCTGGTACACTCATTGTACTTGCCGTATCTATGCTAAATATATACATGAGATATCTATAG
- a CDS encoding AAA family ATPase, translated as MGQLIISVGREYGSGGHEIATILSEKFNIPLYDRNMLDQLAARNGIEAESLHQHEEMKRRGLVRTVRGHSSSVQDSVAQLQFNFIREKAASGESFVVVGRCAENVLRGNPALVSIFVRADEEAKTQRICKLYKLNRLEAKAKMFRHDKKRKAYHNYYSTMKWGDSRGYDICINSSLIGVEATAEALYTVISQYNSLRGGQQEIKEKVI; from the coding sequence ATGGGGCAGTTAATCATTTCAGTAGGTAGAGAGTACGGAAGCGGTGGACATGAGATAGCCACCATTTTATCGGAGAAGTTCAACATTCCATTGTATGACCGCAATATGCTTGATCAGCTTGCAGCACGTAATGGAATCGAGGCTGAGTCACTTCATCAGCATGAGGAGATGAAGCGCAGAGGCCTTGTCAGAACAGTCAGGGGCCATTCTTCATCCGTTCAGGATTCGGTTGCTCAGCTTCAGTTCAACTTCATTCGTGAAAAAGCAGCAAGTGGGGAAAGTTTTGTCGTGGTTGGACGTTGTGCTGAAAATGTTTTGCGGGGGAATCCTGCACTTGTTTCAATTTTTGTCAGAGCAGACGAGGAGGCAAAGACTCAGCGTATTTGCAAGCTCTATAAGCTTAACAGACTTGAAGCAAAGGCGAAGATGTTCCGCCACGATAAAAAGAGAAAGGCTTACCACAATTATTACTCTACAATGAAATGGGGAGATAGTAGAGGCTATGATATTTGTATTAACAGTTCTCTAATAGGGGTAGAGGCAACTGCGGAGGCTCTTTACACCGTTATTTCTCAGTACAATAGTCTGAGAGGCGGACAGCAAGAAATCAAAGAAAAAGTAATTTAG